In one Sporichthya brevicatena genomic region, the following are encoded:
- a CDS encoding FadR/GntR family transcriptional regulator, translating into MARGNTTSEARLNFSEPIVVKSVPDEIQHKILSLLSDRKLLPGDRLPAERELASALRVSRTTLRDALRGLAARGVLESRAGSGWYVQLDASSIDVAIALHFELSDLAVDQILEVRRAFEPAVAYHAATGRTDVELARMRELIEAMEHPDSGDTYLKLADEFHLLVATATHNPFFLMALRPVVDLMSQTRHADPAWEGKASQTEHRELLAALEAQDPERAAAAMATHLGGAITRSWVGR; encoded by the coding sequence ATGGCGCGCGGCAACACGACGAGTGAGGCGCGTCTGAACTTCTCGGAGCCCATCGTCGTGAAGTCGGTGCCCGACGAGATTCAGCACAAGATCCTCTCGCTGCTGTCGGACCGCAAACTGCTACCCGGCGACCGACTGCCGGCCGAGCGGGAACTGGCCAGTGCGCTGCGGGTGTCCCGCACCACCCTGCGGGACGCGCTGCGGGGTCTCGCCGCCCGCGGCGTCCTGGAGTCACGCGCAGGATCGGGCTGGTACGTCCAACTCGATGCCAGCAGCATCGATGTAGCCATTGCCCTGCACTTCGAGCTCTCCGACCTTGCGGTCGACCAGATCCTCGAGGTGCGGCGGGCCTTCGAACCCGCGGTGGCCTACCACGCCGCGACGGGACGCACCGACGTCGAGCTCGCACGCATGCGCGAGTTGATCGAGGCGATGGAGCATCCTGACAGCGGGGACACCTACCTCAAGCTCGCGGACGAGTTCCATCTGCTCGTGGCCACGGCCACGCACAACCCGTTCTTCCTCATGGCGTTACGCCCGGTGGTCGACCTCATGAGCCAGACCCGCCACGCCGACCCGGCCTGGGAGGGCAAGGCCTCGCAGACGGAGCACCGGGAGCTTCTGGCAGCGCTCGAGGCCCAGGACCCGGAGCGCGCCGCCGCCGCGATGGCCACGCATCTCGGCGGGGCGATCACCCGCTCCTGGGTCGGTCGCTAG
- a CDS encoding glucose 1-dehydrogenase, which produces MRGLDGKVAIVTGGARGMGRAIAERLIEEGVRVVVADLRDEEATKVTASLGGRALPHHLDVTDPGGWAVTVTAAVEEWGRLDILVNNAGICLRTPLADDDPTTSASAYAQVVAVNQTGPFLGIQAVVPAMSRSGGGSIVNISSMDGFVGVPGISAYISSKFAMRGLTKVAALELAPHRIRVNSVHPGYIDTPMLSEAGLDAASLDRCAQQIPLGRVGSVSDIAAAVAFLASDDSAYCSGTELLVDGALLAGRRLAGEGLH; this is translated from the coding sequence ATGAGAGGTCTGGACGGCAAGGTTGCGATCGTGACCGGCGGGGCCCGGGGTATGGGTCGCGCGATCGCGGAGCGCCTGATCGAGGAGGGTGTCCGGGTGGTGGTAGCCGACCTCCGGGACGAGGAGGCCACCAAGGTCACCGCGTCACTCGGTGGTCGGGCGCTCCCGCACCACCTCGACGTCACCGACCCCGGCGGGTGGGCGGTCACGGTCACCGCGGCGGTCGAGGAGTGGGGCCGGCTCGACATCCTCGTCAACAACGCCGGGATCTGCCTGAGAACACCACTGGCCGACGACGACCCGACGACGTCCGCATCTGCGTATGCCCAGGTGGTGGCCGTCAACCAGACCGGCCCCTTCCTGGGGATCCAGGCCGTTGTTCCCGCGATGTCCCGGAGCGGCGGCGGCTCGATCGTCAACATCTCCTCGATGGACGGCTTCGTCGGTGTCCCGGGCATCAGCGCGTACATCTCGAGCAAGTTCGCGATGCGCGGGCTGACCAAGGTGGCGGCGCTGGAACTCGCCCCACACCGGATTCGGGTGAACTCGGTACATCCGGGCTACATAGACACCCCCATGCTCTCCGAGGCCGGTCTCGACGCGGCTTCCCTCGATCGCTGCGCCCAGCAAATACCCTTGGGCCGTGTCGGCTCGGTGTCGGACATCGCCGCTGCGGTCGCCTTCCTGGCGTCCGACGACAGCGCCTACTGTTCAGGCACCGAGTTGCTGGTGGACGGCGCTCTGCTGGCAGGGCGACGACTGGCGGGAGAAGGGTTGCACTGA
- a CDS encoding carboxymuconolactone decarboxylase family protein yields MSDEEFRHPSHSYLAEAAPEFFERYDAVVRMALALDGDEGLALPHKYRELIVICMLALLRAPEDAIANHIGRALGAGLSEAELVEGLQAAFVPGGAPVLMHGIRSLVRYREGA; encoded by the coding sequence GTGTCCGACGAGGAGTTCCGACACCCCTCGCACTCCTATCTGGCGGAGGCGGCACCGGAGTTCTTCGAGCGCTACGACGCCGTCGTGCGGATGGCCCTCGCTCTCGACGGGGACGAGGGCCTCGCGCTCCCCCACAAGTACCGCGAGCTGATTGTCATCTGCATGCTGGCGCTGTTGCGTGCTCCCGAGGACGCGATCGCCAACCACATCGGCCGGGCCCTGGGGGCCGGCCTGTCCGAGGCGGAGCTGGTGGAGGGACTGCAGGCGGCATTCGTGCCCGGCGGAGCTCCCGTCCTGATGCATGGCATCCGATCGCTCGTCAGGTATCGGGAGGGCGCATGA